In Pirellulales bacterium, the DNA window CCCGCGCCAGGCCGTGGCATTGCGAATGTCTTCCCAACTGGTCGGAAAACGCCGCCAGTCGAAGTTTTGCTCGTCCAACGTGATATTGCCGATCAAACCGGCATTGGAGTTCACGCCGACGCCCAACATCAATCGTCCGGTCTGCGTCTCGTTGGCCATGACCCTGAGGGGAATCTCACGAGCTGGCTCTTCTTCGAAGATCGACGCCGGACTCTCAGGCAAGCCCAGATCGCCCGGACCGTTGTATCCAATACCAGGACTGGCCACGGCGCCTCCGGGCGCGTTGTTCACAAGTGGCGGTACGGCCGGCGGTGGCGCTCCCGGTAGGGCCGACGGAGGCGGCAGTACGCTCTGACCATAAGCCGGCGGTGCGTATCCGCCGGGCGCCCCGTAGCCCCCCGCGGGTGCAGAGTTTGGTGGCTGCGCCGCAAAGCTGCCGGCGGGCGGGTAACCGTTCTGCGGATAGGTAGGCGGCGCGTACGAATTCGCAGGTGGCGGATACGATGTCGCTGGCTGACCGTATACCGGCGCAGCACCAGGTGCCGCATAGCCTCCCTGCACGCGTTGCTGGTATTGCGTCTGCAAAATGCCACCGCCGGAAACAGCGCTGCGGAAGTTGCCAATCGCTGCGTCGGGGTTTGTCCGGCCCAGCGGCTGCTGACCGAACGATGGAGCCGACGAGTTGTAGGCCCCCACGGGGGCACCGGCCATGCCGGGGCTTTGCGCCCGCACTACCGGCAGCGACCCGTCGCCGCCGAATCGTGGGCGCGCAACGGTCGTGAATTCGCGTCGAGGATTCAACGGCGGCGACGGATCCGGCACCAGTTCGATTTCGGCCGATTCTCGATCCTGCAGTTCAAAGTCGTGCGCGGCGAAACCCGGGTCAGATTCTGCAGTCGGCTCGGGCTCGGGGTCGGGACTCTGGCCGTTGAAGCCCATGCCATTCATGCCGCCACCGCCCATGCCTCCCATTCCGCCCATGCCATTCATGCCGCCCATGCTTGAAGAGCCCATGCCGCCGGGGCCCATGCCCCCTAAGCCTGGGCCAGGCTGAACGGGGCCGTTTCCGTTGCCGCCGCGTCGACCACCGGGTTTGCGCGCTACGGAAACGTCGTCGTCCTCTTCTCCGTCGTCCATACCCGGCCGCGCGAAAACAATCTTCGGAGCCAGACCCTGCTGGGGATTCGTGGCGAACATGGCGGACGCCTTGAGGCGCCGCTCGCTCTCGCGCAGTTTTCTGGTATTGGCGATGTCGCCCGTGCGGAGCGTCAGGCGGTTCAACACGGCCGTTCTTCGGGTGTGAGGATTGTCGCCGCCGATCTTGACGTCAATTCGTCCGACCCGATAGCGATCTCCTTCCTCGATCTTGTAAACCAGGTCGAGCTGGCCGGGCTGTTCGAGGAAGCGCGTCTCGGGCTGAACATCGGCGAAGATGTATCCGACCTCTCCGTACTTGTCCTGCACGCCAGAGATGTCCTTGGTCAGCTTCGACTGGTCAAAAAAGTCACCCCCCTTGAGCTTGAGATTCTTGGTCAACTGCTCGCTTTCGAGCCGTGAGTTGCCGATAACCGCAACGTTGTTGACGACGTAGCGCGGCCCTTCGTAGATGAAGAAGGTGAGTGTCATCCAACTCTGTTTCTCGTTGTAGATAAACTCGCGACCGACGCGGGCACGGAAGAAGCCTAGACCGCGGTAATAATCGGTCAGGCGCCGCACGTCCTCGTTGATGCGGTCGTAATCGACTTCACCCTTGATGAGCCAGAGAATCGGCTTCTTGCTTTGAATCTGGGTTTGCAGCCGATCATCCGGTGCAACGGTGTTCCCCACGAATTCCACAGCCCACACTTTTTGCTTCAGCCCCTCGTTGACCATCATTCTGACGCCGGTATCGCCCGGTTTGGTGCCCTCGATGATGGTCACGGACGCCTGCGAGTAGGCTTTGGAGTGCAAATACTCTTCGATCTTGGTACGAGCTTCTTCGACGGCATACGGATCGAGTGGATCGCCGACCTTTATGCCGGCCTTTTTGGCCAAGGTCTTCTCACTCTTGGAACTGCCGTAGATTCGCAGATGCCGAATCATCGGCCGTTCGACAAGATGGAAGATGATGACGATGCCGCCGGCCGGCGTGCGCTCGTAGCGCGGTTCAACGCTAATAAACTGGTGTGTCTTGGTAAGCCGCTTCACGTCGTCTTCAACGGTCGACTTATCGAGCGGGCGGCCGGGGCGCGTCTTGATGTGCGGCGATATTTTTTGCAGCCCAACCGCTTTGTTGCCTTCGACGCGAACTTCTGCAACTTCCGGAGTGCTGGATACCGGAGCCGCATCGGCGGGCGGAGGCCCTTGCGGTACTGGCCCAGCCGGAGGCGCGTAACCCGATGGAAAAGACTGGCCCGTGGGAGCCGTTGGGGCGATGCCTGGGGGAGCGGCGGCTGGAAATTGGGCGCGCACGCTCTGCCCAGCCAGTGCCAGCAATGCCCCAAGGCAAATTGCCAGCACGCGCGACAGCAGTGCAACGTCGAAGCGGCCGCCGACCATTAAAGGCGTATTCCGTGAACGGTTTTTGCGCGAGAAATGACGAGTTGACAGACGACCCCGGCCTGCACCATCACCGTCGCGATGAATTGCATCGCCGAAACGGCTTCCGCGCAGGGACTCTCAAGGGGTCCGAGAAGGGCCGAGTAGAAATACCGGAACCCTGCACCCGCCACAAGGCGGATTCCATTTACTACAGCTCGCCGAGAACCGCGCAAACAGCCGGGATTGTCATTCGCAGTTCCCTAATCTGCCGCCGCCCTGCTGGCATATGACTGCTATCGAGGATCAGACGCGCTGCGATGACGCGACTCGAAAGTCGGGGGCTTGCACCTAACGGAGATTTCAGCAACATCCGGCACAGGTTTTTGCTTGGCGCTAGAGAACTTCTCTGGCATTGGCCTCACGATTCGGCCGTTGCCAGGGCGCGTACGTCGCACGATTAGAAGGGACGAAACTGTTCGTCGTCGCGCAAATAGCCGGCCGTCGGGTTATCGAAACGCGTGTAGTCCTTGTGCCAATCGACCTTGATATCGCCAATCGGACCGTTGCGTTGCTTCGAGACGATGATGTCGGCCTTGCCCGCCACCCGTTCTCGGTCCTCGTCATTGTTCATGTAGTATTCATCTCGGTGGACGAACATCACCACGTCGGCATCCTGCTCGATGGCGCCGCTTTCGCGCAAATGGCTCAACCGCGGGCGATTATCCTTGGATGCTTCCGCTTGTCGATTCAACTGTGCCAGGCACAGCACGGGAATCTTCAACTCGCGGGCCAGTCCCTTTAACCGCCTTGCGATGCGCGCCACTTGCTCCTGCCGTGGGTCCTTCGAGTTGTCCGGCTCGATCAATTGCAGGTAATCGATAACGACAAGCCTTAGATTCTCGCGCCGTTTCAGACGCCGGGCCGTGGCCGCGATTTCGGTCATCGTACGGCTGGGGCTATCGTCGATGTATAGCGGCGCTTGACTCATTTCGGATGACGCTTCCGGGAGCTTCTTGCGCTCGGCAGCAGACAGCATGCCGTTGCGCAGCTTGTGCCCGTTGATGCGACCGTGCGAGCAGAGCATCCGCTCGACCAACTCCAAACGCGACATTTCCAGACTCACAAAAAGCGTGGTCTGCTTCTGGTCGACGGCGACGTTCGTAGCGATGTTCGTGGCCAGGGCCGTCTTGCCCATGCTCGGACGGCCGGCGATGATCACCAACTCCGAGGCATTCAGCCCGCCAGTCAGTGCGTCCAGTTCAGCGAAACCTGATTCAATGCCGCTCGACATGCCACCATGAGTCAAGCGCGCGTCGATGCGCGACAAGGCGGCGGTTAGTACTTCGCTGATCGGCGCCAGCTCCCCGATTCCCTTGTCTTCGAGGATGCGGAATATTTTCTCCTCTGCACCGGAGAGCATTTCCCGGGCGTCGAGATTCTGGTCGTAAGCATCGCGGAGAATATCCGTGCTGGCATGTATCAAGGCCCGCAATGTAGCCTTGTCGCGGACAATATTCGCATAGTACGAGGCGTTAGCAGCCGTCGGAACGGACTGCGCGATGTCGGCCAGATAGACAGCTTCGCCGACGGCCTCATAGTCGCCGCTCTGC includes these proteins:
- a CDS encoding BamA/TamA family outer membrane protein, translating into MVGGRFDVALLSRVLAICLGALLALAGQSVRAQFPAAAPPGIAPTAPTGQSFPSGYAPPAGPVPQGPPPADAAPVSSTPEVAEVRVEGNKAVGLQKISPHIKTRPGRPLDKSTVEDDVKRLTKTHQFISVEPRYERTPAGGIVIIFHLVERPMIRHLRIYGSSKSEKTLAKKAGIKVGDPLDPYAVEEARTKIEEYLHSKAYSQASVTIIEGTKPGDTGVRMMVNEGLKQKVWAVEFVGNTVAPDDRLQTQIQSKKPILWLIKGEVDYDRINEDVRRLTDYYRGLGFFRARVGREFIYNEKQSWMTLTFFIYEGPRYVVNNVAVIGNSRLESEQLTKNLKLKGGDFFDQSKLTKDISGVQDKYGEVGYIFADVQPETRFLEQPGQLDLVYKIEEGDRYRVGRIDVKIGGDNPHTRRTAVLNRLTLRTGDIANTRKLRESERRLKASAMFATNPQQGLAPKIVFARPGMDDGEEDDDVSVARKPGGRRGGNGNGPVQPGPGLGGMGPGGMGSSSMGGMNGMGGMGGMGGGGMNGMGFNGQSPDPEPEPTAESDPGFAAHDFELQDRESAEIELVPDPSPPLNPRREFTTVARPRFGGDGSLPVVRAQSPGMAGAPVGAYNSSAPSFGQQPLGRTNPDAAIGNFRSAVSGGGILQTQYQQRVQGGYAAPGAAPVYGQPATSYPPPANSYAPPTYPQNGYPPAGSFAAQPPNSAPAGGYGAPGGYAPPAYGQSVLPPPSALPGAPPPAVPPLVNNAPGGAVASPGIGYNGPGDLGLPESPASIFEEEPAREIPLRVMANETQTGRLMLGVGVNSNAGLIGNITLDEQNFDWRRFPTSWEDIRNATAWRGGGQQFRIQASPGTVYQQYSINFHNPYLFDTPISFGLNGSYFTRIYQDWTERRLGARVSLGYQFLFDPNLSTVVSFRGENVNISAPTIPTPPPLEQVLGNNALFIGQWQVIHDTRDSSFLPTQGHRLNLSLEQAFGSYTFPRATIDVSQHFLLHERPDTSGRHTLTLSNTTGFTGSNTPIYENYFAGGYTTLRGFYFRGASPLQENVQVGGHFEFINTVEYMFPITGDDMLRGVTFCDFGTVEPNIEMTGQDFRISPGVGLRVTIPAMGPAPIALDFAAPIHHAPGDRLQLFSFFIGVNR
- the dnaB gene encoding replicative DNA helicase, with the translated sequence MATTQMDSRNGTQSARSEILDRLPPQSIEAEKAVLGSVLLDPFVCDDVALLVRPQDFYGHAHQILFRHLLAMHEAGQRVDITLLVERLKQSGDYEAVGEAVYLADIAQSVPTAANASYYANIVRDKATLRALIHASTDILRDAYDQNLDAREMLSGAEEKIFRILEDKGIGELAPISEVLTAALSRIDARLTHGGMSSGIESGFAELDALTGGLNASELVIIAGRPSMGKTALATNIATNVAVDQKQTTLFVSLEMSRLELVERMLCSHGRINGHKLRNGMLSAAERKKLPEASSEMSQAPLYIDDSPSRTMTEIAATARRLKRRENLRLVVIDYLQLIEPDNSKDPRQEQVARIARRLKGLARELKIPVLCLAQLNRQAEASKDNRPRLSHLRESGAIEQDADVVMFVHRDEYYMNNDEDRERVAGKADIIVSKQRNGPIGDIKVDWHKDYTRFDNPTAGYLRDDEQFRPF